The following nucleotide sequence is from Azoarcus sp. CIB.
GCTCGATGCACCTCTTCGACGTCGCGCGGCGGTTCTACGGCGGCAACGCGATCGTCGGCGGCGGCCTGCCGCTGGCGGTGGGGCTCGCGCTCGCAGACCGGATGTTGGGCATCCGCCGCGTGACGGCGTGCTTCTTCGGTGAGGGGGCGGTCGCCGAGGGCGCGTTCCACGAAGGCATGAACCTCGCCGCGCTGTGGCGGCTGCCGGTGCTCTTCCTGTGCGAGAACAACCTGTACGCGATGGGCACCGCGCTGGATCGTTCGGAGTCGCAGACCGAGCTGTGCGTGAAGGCAGCGAGCTACAAGGTGCCGACGCTGAAGGCGGACGGGATGGACGTGCGGGCGGTGCACGAGGCGACGTGCCGCGCCGCGCAGCAGGTGCGCGAGGAGGGCGGCCCCTTCTTCGTCGAGTTCCGCACCTTCCGTTTCCGCGCGCACTCGATGTTCGACCCCGAGCTCTACCGCGGCAAGGCCGAGGTCGAGGAATGGAAGAAGCGTGGGCCGATCCACAGCTTTTCGGCGCAGTTGAAGGCGGCGGGCGAGCTGACCGAGGACGGCTTCCTCGAACTCGACGCGGAAGCCGAGGCGGAGGTCGCCGCTGCGGTCGCGTTCGCCGAGGCCGCGCCGTGGGAGCCGGTCGAAGACCTGCTGCGCGACGTCACGACACCGGGAGCGACGCGATGAGGATCAGCTATCGCGAGGCGATGCGCCAGGCGCTGCACGATGCGCTCGCCAGTGACCCGCGCGTCTTCCTGATGGGCGAGGACGTGGGCCGCTACGGCGGCACCTACGCGGTGTCCAAGGGCTTCTACGACGAGTTCGGACCCGAGCGCATCCGCGACACGCCGCTTTCCGAGCTGGGTTTCGTCGGCGCCGGCATCGGCGCGGCGCTGGGCGGCATGCGACCGATCGTCGAGGTCATGACGGTGAATTTCAGCCTGCTCGCGCTCGACCAGATCGTGAACAACGCCGCGCTGCTGCGCCACATGTCGGGCGGGCAGGTGTCGGTGCCGCTGGTGATCCGCATGGCGACCGGCGCGGGACGCCAGCTCGCGGCCCAGCACTCGCACAGCCTGGAGAACTGGTACGCGCACATCCCCGGCATCCGCGTGCTCGCGCCGGCGACGATCGCCGACGCGCGCGGCATGCTCGCGCCCGCGCTCGCCGATCCCGATCCCGTCGTGATTTTCGAGCATGCGCAGCTCTACAACATGGAAGACGAGCTGCGAGATGAGCCAAATGAGGACTGGCACTGCGACATCGAGCGCGCGGCGATCCGCCGTCCCGGCAGCCAGCTGAGCCTGATCACCTACGGCGGCAGCCTGCCGAAGGCGCTCGACGCCGCGGCCGAGCTCGCGCGCGACGGCATCGACGTCGAGGTCGTCGACCTGCGCGTGCTGCGTCCGCTCGATACCGCGACCATCGCCGAGTCGGTGAGCCGCACGCACCGCGCGGTGATCGTCGACGAAGGCTGGCGCAGCGGCAGCCTCGCTGCGGAGGTCATCGCGCGCATCGTCGAGAACTGCTTCTACGACCTCGATGCGCCGCCGATGCGCGTGTGCAGCGAGGAAGTGCCGATCCCCTACGCGAAGCACATGGAGGACGCCGCGCTGCCGCAACCGGCGAAGATCGTCGCCGCGGTCCGGGAGGTGCTGAATGTTTGACTTCTCGTTGCCCTCGCTCGGCGCCGACATGGACGAGGGCAAGCTCGTCGAGTGGAAGGTGA
It contains:
- the pdhA gene encoding pyruvate dehydrogenase (acetyl-transferring) E1 component subunit alpha, with protein sequence MSATRRKPAAPAAERPFKVQLLADMLRIRRMEEKCAELYGAQKIRGFLHLYIGEEACATGGMHALDADDNVVATYREHGHALLRGVPMDAIMAEMFGKAAGCSRGRGGSMHLFDVARRFYGGNAIVGGGLPLAVGLALADRMLGIRRVTACFFGEGAVAEGAFHEGMNLAALWRLPVLFLCENNLYAMGTALDRSESQTELCVKAASYKVPTLKADGMDVRAVHEATCRAAQQVREEGGPFFVEFRTFRFRAHSMFDPELYRGKAEVEEWKKRGPIHSFSAQLKAAGELTEDGFLELDAEAEAEVAAAVAFAEAAPWEPVEDLLRDVTTPGATR
- a CDS encoding alpha-ketoacid dehydrogenase subunit beta — its product is MRISYREAMRQALHDALASDPRVFLMGEDVGRYGGTYAVSKGFYDEFGPERIRDTPLSELGFVGAGIGAALGGMRPIVEVMTVNFSLLALDQIVNNAALLRHMSGGQVSVPLVIRMATGAGRQLAAQHSHSLENWYAHIPGIRVLAPATIADARGMLAPALADPDPVVIFEHAQLYNMEDELRDEPNEDWHCDIERAAIRRPGSQLSLITYGGSLPKALDAAAELARDGIDVEVVDLRVLRPLDTATIAESVSRTHRAVIVDEGWRSGSLAAEVIARIVENCFYDLDAPPMRVCSEEVPIPYAKHMEDAALPQPAKIVAAVREVLNV